CCGGGGTTCCCGAAATAGTTGTCGAGAGCATGCCCGAACAGATTCGAATCGACATCAACGAATATCAAAGCGTTTCGGGGATCGTTTATCCCGCGGCACCGAAAGGCCGCGCGGGCATCACCTTGATTCTGGGGCATGGAGCGGGAGCCGGTCAGACGAGCGGTTTCATGGTGAGTTACGCAACGGAGCTGGCGGCGCGCGGTATCGACGCGGTCACTTTCAACTTTTTCTACAGCGAACACGGCCGCGGAGCGCCGGACAAGAACGACAAATTGGAAGCCTGTTACCGCGCGGTGATTGAATCGGTTCGCGGTCACAAGAAGCTTCGCGGGAACAAGCTCGCTATTGGCGGCAAGTCGATGGGCGGGCGAATCGCTTCCCAGGTAGCAGCCTCGGGCGTAGGTGATCTTGCAGGGTTGGTCTTTCTCGGTTACCCGTTGCATCCGCCCGGCAACCCGGAAAAGCTTCGCGACAAGCATCTGCCGGTCATCAAAGCGCCGATGTTGTTCGTTCAAGGCTCGCGCGACGCATTCGGCACGCCTGACGAGTTGCAGCATGTCGTAAAGAAGCTCAACGCGGCCGCAACCCTCTACGTAGTTGACCGCGGCGATCACTCATTCAAAGTTCCGAAGAGTGCAGGCCCTCAAGAAGAAGTTCACCGGGCGGTGCTGGACGAGATAGCCGCCTGGCTGAAATCGAAATGAAACCGAAAAAGTGAACTGGAAAGTTCTCGGCGACGAAATGCAGCTCAAGCGCCGCCAAACAGACACCGGTAAGCACTGCTCTAATCGGCGGCGCACTCACAAATAAGTTGGCTGGTGAGGCTGCTGGCTGGAACTACTTCTGGAGTTCAATCAAATTGCCGTCCGGATCTCGAACGAAAATCGAACCGCGACCGGAGCTGCTCGATCTGAATTGCAACCCCGCTTCTTCAAGCGTTCGCTTGGCGCCTTCCAGATCATCAACCTGAAACGCGACGTGGTAATCACGCCGCGGTCGTTTGTCGGCTGGCGGAAGTGGATCAGGCGTTGCCATCAAATGTAGTTCGCATTCGCCGAGGTCATACCACGCGCCGGGAAAATCGAACTCGGGCCGTGCCTTTTCCTTCAGACCAAGCACGTTCCCGTAAAACCGCTTAGCACGGTCCAGATCAGTCACTAAGAATGCTGCATGAATTAGTCTGCGAACGCGCATTACAACCTATTTGTCCATACAGCCCGACTGAGCGCGCAAATGCCGCGATTCCGATGCAACGTTCACTTCTCTTTTTCTAATGATCGATGTAGCGCCTCAGCCATTTGCTCGTTCAGATCCTTGAGAATCATGTATTCATTCAAGGCCGACTGTTTGTCTCCAATCTTGATGTAGGTCATGCCGAGCTGGTAATGCGCTAACGGCGAATCGGGTCTGGCCGTAACGGCTTGTTTGAATGCTTGCAAAGCGTCCTCGTTGCGGTCTTGTTTCAAATACGCTTCGCCGAGGCGCATATTGATCATCTCCGCGAAACCGGGAAGCGAATTCAGAGGCAAGCCGCGTTTGTAGACTTCGATGGCCTCGCCGAAGCGTCCGGCCGTCTGGTAGGCCTCGCCGAGCCCGAAAAAGACTTGCGCGGAATCTCCTCCGAGACTTAGCGCCTGGTTGTATTCTTCGATAGCCTTCTCGTGCTGCCTGTCTGCATTGAATAGATCGCCGAGCTTCTGATGCAGTTGTGCCGAATTGGGTTCCGCGGCTAGCTGCTGCTTGACCATTTCAATGTCCTTCGAGTAATCGAGGTTGAAATTGAACGTGATTGTGCCGATGACTTTGACCGGAACACCCGTAAGCATCGTTGGCGCAAACCTCCAGCCTTTTGCCGCCTCCACAGCGGCATCCTTGAGCAGAGGGTGACCCGAGATCGCTCGCGCCGAAATGACGTTACCTTCTTCATCCGCGGTTACCTCGACGACGACCGAACCGCTCACTCGCGCCGCCTTAGCGAGCGGCGGATATGCAGGTTCGACGCGCCTCGTAGCCGAGCCTTGAAATACGCCGCCGGACTTACGGATTATCTTAGGAGGCTGGGGCACATCGCGTTGAGCGTCTTGGGCCAGTGTCGTTGATACGAGACATAGGGTGAGAGCGAGCGAACCAATGATCAGGTTCGAACAAGAGTGTTTTGCGTATGGCATGATTAACCTCCTGACCGGCGGCTATTTCGCGCCGGCTACGAACTGCTTTATCTGCGGATACGTTTCATCGGCCGCGTTGGCTATCTGCTCGACCAGGTACTTCAATTCCTGATTGTCCAGCAGTCTAAGGTGCGTGTCCATCCTCAAGTAAAGCATGTCTTCAGACAACGCGAGCTTAATCGAATCGAATTTGTGATTAAGCTCGAGCAGCTTCGTCATAAGCGCCGGCTGCAGCTTTAGATCTTTGCGATCTGCGAGCTTGACCATCACAAGCAGTATGTCGTCGGCAAGCGCAAGTCTGATCCCAAACTCCTTCAAGTTCTTGCCGGTGCCGGGCACCTCCCACACGCCGTCGCTCACCTTTGTGTAGCTGTAGCCCGACTTCTCGAGAAGCGCGACGATCTGGGCGCCGCCCTTCGATTTGTCCTGGGCGTAAGCCGAACCGATAACCGATGTGAGTAACCCAACGAGCGCGAGTGCGATGATAGCTCTATGATTTAGCAATAGCGTCCTCCCGATGAAAATTTCGCCGTGGTGACCACGGCGCGCCGCGGCGAGTCCTATCACCCTGTCCCGAATTCAGGGTCCGCCGAGTACTGATGATCCTACCAATGCAAAACGATCTTCCCAACTGCCTTGCGCGAAGCAAGAAACTCCATCGCGTCGGCTACCTGCTCCATATGAAAGCGCCCTCCGATCACCGGCTTTAACATTCCCGTCTTATAGAGCTCGAGCAACTCGTTCCAACCCTGCTCGATCTTCGCAGGATTGTTGTGGCGATACGCTCCCCAGTGAAGACCTACCACGCTGTAGTTTTTCACCAGCACGTGATTCGAGACAAAGGTCGAGAACTTGCCGCCGGTGAAGCCCACGATTACCAACCGCCCTTCGAAAGCGATGCACTTGGTGCTGCGTTCGCCGATCTCGCCTCCAACCGGATCGTAAATCACATCGGCGCCGCGACCGTTCGTTTCCCGCTTGACCACCTCGACGAAGTCTTCAGTTTGATAGTTGAGCACAACGTCGGCTCCGTTTTCTCGAACGAGAGCGAGCTTATCATCCGCGCCGGCCGTTCCGATTATCTTTCCGGCGCCAAGCGCGCGAGCGATCTGAACTGCCGAGAGTCCTACGCCACCCGCGGCGGAATGGATCAGCACAGTCTCGCCCTTCTGCAGCGCTCCTCGATAAGCCAGCCCGAAGTAAGCGGTCTGATAGACGAGCGGGAACGCCGCGCCCTCGTCATCACTCATCGAGTCTGGCAACGCGTGCGTGGAAGCTTCATCGGCGATGGCATATTCAGCGAACCCGCCCACCGCAACTTGAGCAAGCACGCGCTGGCCCTCGGAGAATTTGCTGACACCGGGTCCGAGCTTCTCAACGGTCCCGGCGATTTCAAAGCCGGGTGAAAAGGGCAGCGCGGGTTTGAACTGATACTTACCGGTGATGATCAACAGATCGGGGAAGTTCAACCCGGCGACGTTGACTCGCACCAGGATCTGGCCGTCACCTGGGCGGGGCTGCTCGATTTCGTCGATCGTGAGATCGCGCGGGCCGCACCATTCGTGCGCGCGGATTGCTTTCATTGACAAAGCTCCTTATCGAAGTCGTCGCTGGTGAAAACGGACCTCATACTAACGAAGAGGCTGAGCGCGGTCAAACAACGCCGCCGGTTGATCGGCGCGACTGCTTCCTCGAATCCCACCCACGGCAGAGACCGCGTCAAAACCCCCAACTTCAGTTGGGGGAACCCCCAACTGAAGTTGGGGGTTTTCCACAATCACCGAGCTGGTGGTGTTCGTGTTCAGCCTACGAGTATGATTTGTCGCGCTCACTTCTCGAGGTGGGATCTTGATGCGGGTTTGTTGAAACCGCCGGGGTTAGTTTGCTAATCTCTGGAGCGTAGGGTGCCTGCCCCCTAGCTTGGGCATCGAGCCCGTGGGCTCGATCTACTGGACGATCTGATGGACGGGGAGTGATTCACTTTCCCATCATTGCGATGACT
The Acidobacteriota bacterium genome window above contains:
- a CDS encoding NADPH:quinone oxidoreductase family protein, giving the protein MKAIRAHEWCGPRDLTIDEIEQPRPGDGQILVRVNVAGLNFPDLLIITGKYQFKPALPFSPGFEIAGTVEKLGPGVSKFSEGQRVLAQVAVGGFAEYAIADEASTHALPDSMSDDEGAAFPLVYQTAYFGLAYRGALQKGETVLIHSAAGGVGLSAVQIARALGAGKIIGTAGADDKLALVRENGADVVLNYQTEDFVEVVKRETNGRGADVIYDPVGGEIGERSTKCIAFEGRLVIVGFTGGKFSTFVSNHVLVKNYSVVGLHWGAYRHNNPAKIEQGWNELLELYKTGMLKPVIGGRFHMEQVADAMEFLASRKAVGKIVLHW
- a CDS encoding TonB family protein, with amino-acid sequence MPYAKHSCSNLIIGSLALTLCLVSTTLAQDAQRDVPQPPKIIRKSGGVFQGSATRRVEPAYPPLAKAARVSGSVVVEVTADEEGNVISARAISGHPLLKDAAVEAAKGWRFAPTMLTGVPVKVIGTITFNFNLDYSKDIEMVKQQLAAEPNSAQLHQKLGDLFNADRQHEKAIEEYNQALSLGGDSAQVFFGLGEAYQTAGRFGEAIEVYKRGLPLNSLPGFAEMINMRLGEAYLKQDRNEDALQAFKQAVTARPDSPLAHYQLGMTYIKIGDKQSALNEYMILKDLNEQMAEALHRSLEKEK
- a CDS encoding alpha/beta family hydrolase, whose protein sequence is MPEQIRIDINEYQSVSGIVYPAAPKGRAGITLILGHGAGAGQTSGFMVSYATELAARGIDAVTFNFFYSEHGRGAPDKNDKLEACYRAVIESVRGHKKLRGNKLAIGGKSMGGRIASQVAASGVGDLAGLVFLGYPLHPPGNPEKLRDKHLPVIKAPMLFVQGSRDAFGTPDELQHVVKKLNAAATLYVVDRGDHSFKVPKSAGPQEEVHRAVLDEIAAWLKSK
- a CDS encoding VOC family protein, producing MRVRRLIHAAFLVTDLDRAKRFYGNVLGLKEKARPEFDFPGAWYDLGECELHLMATPDPLPPADKRPRRDYHVAFQVDDLEGAKRTLEEAGLQFRSSSSGRGSIFVRDPDGNLIELQK